In Verrucomicrobiota bacterium, a single genomic region encodes these proteins:
- a CDS encoding MBL fold metallo-hydrolase, protein MIRPVNHASFVFRWNGKTVYNDPVGGASLYASFPRPDLILVSHGHGDHFDSATLNGVRVAETLIIAPAAVSSSLSPALRAQTIPLANGATTNVHGIQVEAVPAYNARHPKGAGNGYVVTVGGRRLYISGDTEDVAEMRALRNIEVAFVCMNLPFTMSVDRAASAVREFRPRMVYPYHHRDSDVNAFKRLVGTDAGVEVRLRAWY, encoded by the coding sequence GTGATCCGGCCCGTCAACCACGCGAGCTTCGTGTTTCGCTGGAACGGAAAGACGGTTTATAATGATCCGGTCGGCGGAGCATCGCTCTACGCCTCCTTTCCGCGTCCTGATCTCATCCTCGTCAGCCACGGTCACGGCGACCATTTTGACAGCGCAACCCTCAACGGTGTGCGAGTCGCGGAAACATTGATCATCGCCCCGGCGGCGGTGTCGAGCAGCCTCTCTCCCGCCCTGCGCGCCCAGACCATCCCGCTTGCCAATGGCGCCACGACGAACGTGCACGGCATCCAGGTGGAAGCCGTGCCTGCCTATAACGCGAGGCATCCCAAAGGGGCCGGGAACGGATACGTGGTTACGGTCGGAGGACGCCGGCTTTACATCAGTGGCGACACCGAGGATGTCGCGGAGATGCGGGCACTGCGGAACATCGAGGTGGCCTTTGTCTGCATGAATCTCCCCTTCACGATGAGTGTGGATCGCGCGGCAAGCGCTGTCCGCGAGTTCCGCCCGCGCATGGTGTATCCTTATCATCATCGGGACTCGGATGTGAACGCCTTCAAGCGGTTGGTGGGAACTGACGCCGGAGTGGAGGTGCGGTTGCGGGCCTGGTATTGA
- a CDS encoding electron transporter SenC, translating into MRFWKHWAGVGILTLALSACSPPPPPAATTSPATNQVAEAKAYSVTGIVREVKVDGKTVVIKHDEIPGYMQAMTMPFEVRNPELLKDVTSGDRVKFQLRVTEDDGWIDELEVISRENQVNAVAPEPGFRRVRDVEPLKVGDLMPDYPFTNELGKSFRLSDFRGKTLAFTFIFTRCPFPVFCPRMSEHFHQTYQQLRAQPDLLASTHFLSITFDTAYDTPQVLQTYARRYNYEPKHWSFATGALIDIDAITEQFGLAFSREGGTINFNHNLRTVVVNPAGRIQHVLIGNEWKPDELAEWIKKAARGDPPQPAETAAAN; encoded by the coding sequence ATGCGATTCTGGAAACATTGGGCAGGCGTCGGCATCCTCACGCTTGCGCTCTCAGCCTGCAGCCCACCGCCCCCCCCCGCCGCCACGACCTCGCCCGCCACGAACCAGGTGGCGGAGGCCAAAGCTTACTCGGTCACCGGAATCGTGCGTGAGGTCAAGGTGGACGGCAAAACCGTCGTCATCAAACACGATGAGATCCCCGGATACATGCAAGCCATGACGATGCCCTTTGAAGTCAGGAATCCGGAGCTGCTGAAAGACGTGACGAGCGGAGACAGGGTGAAATTTCAACTCCGGGTCACCGAGGACGATGGGTGGATCGACGAACTGGAAGTCATTTCTCGCGAAAACCAAGTCAACGCCGTCGCTCCGGAACCCGGTTTTCGAAGGGTGCGGGACGTGGAACCTTTGAAGGTGGGCGACCTCATGCCGGATTATCCGTTCACCAACGAGCTGGGAAAAAGCTTCAGATTATCCGATTTTCGCGGCAAGACCCTGGCCTTCACGTTTATCTTCACCCGCTGCCCGTTCCCTGTGTTCTGCCCGCGCATGTCAGAACACTTCCATCAAACCTACCAGCAACTTCGCGCGCAGCCTGATCTGCTGGCTTCCACGCACTTTCTCTCGATCACTTTCGACACCGCCTACGACACGCCTCAAGTCCTTCAAACCTACGCCCGGCGCTACAACTACGAACCCAAGCACTGGTCGTTCGCCACCGGAGCCTTGATCGACATCGACGCGATCACGGAGCAATTCGGACTGGCCTTCAGCCGCGAAGGAGGAACGATCAACTTCAACCACAACTTGCGCACCGTGGTCGTCAATCCGGCGGGACGCATCCAACATGTTCTGATTGGCAACGAATGGAAGCCGGATGAACTTGCGGAATGGATCAAGAAAGCGGCGCGTGGAGATCCCCCTCAACCGGCTGAGACGGCGGCCGCGAACTAA
- a CDS encoding helix-turn-helix domain-containing protein, which produces MTFHSRNPAAPVGLFVDRLWLFSGGGFDHTRECVLPDGGADLVIQFEDTPRHRFDPANPRRRESVRRAWICGLLSRPTLIDVLPHATMMGAHFKPGGLAPFLLGPADELAGQLVEVDQLWTSEGTELRERLFECSMLARRFDILEEFLQKRLAKGMRFDPAVQATVLRLASAGPTPPIVELAKASGFSHKHFIRRFQQSVGLTPKTFARLQRFQFALAHMQNRRLPVDGAGLAAACGYFDQAHFIHDFQSFSGMTPSAYLRSPGADARFVPLTD; this is translated from the coding sequence ATGACCTTCCACAGCCGAAATCCCGCGGCTCCCGTGGGCCTGTTCGTCGATCGGCTGTGGTTGTTCTCCGGTGGAGGATTTGACCACACCCGGGAATGCGTGCTCCCCGACGGCGGCGCCGATCTCGTGATCCAATTCGAGGACACCCCCCGCCATCGATTCGATCCGGCGAATCCGCGCCGGCGGGAGTCGGTCCGGCGCGCTTGGATCTGCGGGCTCTTGTCGCGTCCGACGCTCATCGACGTCCTGCCTCATGCCACGATGATGGGCGCGCATTTCAAACCCGGCGGCCTCGCCCCCTTCCTCCTTGGACCCGCCGATGAACTGGCCGGGCAACTGGTTGAAGTCGACCAACTCTGGACATCCGAAGGGACGGAGCTTCGCGAACGCCTCTTCGAATGCTCGATGTTGGCTCGACGTTTCGACATCCTGGAAGAATTCCTCCAAAAGCGCCTTGCGAAGGGAATGCGATTCGATCCGGCGGTCCAGGCGACGGTGCTTCGCCTTGCCTCGGCCGGACCGACGCCCCCCATCGTCGAACTGGCGAAGGCGTCGGGCTTCAGTCACAAACACTTCATCCGCCGATTTCAACAATCCGTCGGTTTGACCCCCAAAACTTTTGCGCGGTTGCAGCGATTTCAGTTCGCTCTGGCTCACATGCAAAACCGCCGTCTCCCGGTTGACGGAGCCGGCCTCGCGGCCGCTTGCGGATATTTCGATCAGGCCCATTTCATCCACGATTTCCAGTCCTTCTCGGGCATGACGCCCTCGGCTTACCTCCGATCTCCAGGGGCCGACGCCCGTTTTGTCCCGCTGACAGACTAA